In Dyella terrae, one DNA window encodes the following:
- a CDS encoding immunity protein TriTu family protein has product MLDVFVTWVNSIRSRHPCNRRDVRIWMAVPSSNPSAYVDIDAPNVVARITFWNSGDYHAEVLSKGTGDNIYASLGHFESNVSLDDEFAEFFESLNQARK; this is encoded by the coding sequence GTGCTTGATGTTTTCGTTACATGGGTAAATAGCATCAGGTCCCGTCATCCGTGCAATCGACGGGATGTGCGAATTTGGATGGCTGTACCGAGTTCCAATCCTTCCGCTTATGTGGATATTGACGCGCCGAATGTAGTTGCTCGAATTACCTTCTGGAATAGTGGTGACTATCACGCCGAGGTCCTTTCTAAGGGCACCGGCGACAACATTTATGCATCGCTCGGGCACTTTGAGAGCAACGTGTCGTTGGATGATGAGTTCGCGGAGTTCTTCGAATCGTTGAATCAAGCCAGGAAGTGA
- a CDS encoding DUF6228 family protein, whose product MMTIGFFLPTYGTRLMWNSPMQSVQGPNIESTEMFAIRSASSDSEVRFLDRLGDEFVVELQGHGVTATQWVSAFTDPQGLPGWFKDLASCALPWKGVKSWATLEGEFDISATCSPGGSVTFTVSLKGLPGSAEEWCVTAGTSSELGRLTVIAGEAQKFFESVAC is encoded by the coding sequence ATGATGACTATCGGCTTCTTCCTGCCAACCTACGGGACGCGATTGATGTGGAATTCTCCGATGCAATCCGTGCAGGGCCCAAACATTGAGAGCACCGAAATGTTCGCCATTAGGTCAGCTTCATCTGACAGTGAGGTTCGATTCCTGGATCGCCTTGGCGACGAGTTCGTCGTAGAGCTCCAGGGCCATGGCGTGACTGCGACGCAATGGGTGTCTGCGTTCACTGATCCCCAGGGCCTTCCCGGATGGTTTAAAGATCTGGCGTCGTGTGCGCTTCCCTGGAAGGGAGTGAAGTCCTGGGCGACGCTTGAAGGCGAGTTCGATATCTCTGCGACTTGTTCCCCTGGCGGGAGCGTGACTTTCACGGTGTCTCTTAAGGGGCTTCCCGGTAGTGCCGAAGAGTGGTGTGTTACGGCGGGAACTAGCAGCGAGCTGGGGCGTTTGACGGTCATTGCCGGCGAGGCTCAGAAATTCTTTGAGAGTGTTGCGTGCTGA
- a CDS encoding NrdJb yields MAIKIEKKIKGYNVVKPEDKAATPAAPAPSATPAASREAPMAEVIQMHESLERPEMLVGSTYKIKSPLFEHALYVTVNDIVLNAGTPHEQRRPFEIFINSKNMDHFQWIVALTRIISAVFRKGGDVTFLVEEMKAVFDPRGGYFKAGGIYMPSIVAEIGAVIEQHMKTIGLIHDPDMDESTKKLIAEKRAAYEGKKAEAGAAESASENGFPAGATLCAKCNTKALVLMDGCQTCLNCGYSKCG; encoded by the coding sequence ATGGCGATCAAGATCGAAAAGAAGATCAAGGGCTACAACGTCGTCAAGCCCGAGGACAAGGCAGCCACCCCCGCCGCACCGGCACCCTCCGCCACGCCGGCCGCTTCCCGCGAAGCGCCCATGGCCGAGGTGATCCAGATGCACGAGAGCCTTGAGCGTCCCGAGATGCTCGTCGGCTCCACCTACAAGATCAAATCACCGCTGTTCGAGCACGCGTTGTACGTCACCGTCAACGACATCGTCCTCAACGCCGGCACCCCCCATGAGCAGCGCCGCCCCTTCGAGATCTTCATCAACTCGAAGAACATGGACCACTTCCAGTGGATCGTGGCCCTCACCCGCATCATCTCCGCCGTCTTCCGCAAAGGCGGCGACGTCACCTTCCTGGTAGAGGAGATGAAGGCCGTCTTCGACCCCCGCGGCGGCTACTTCAAAGCCGGCGGCATCTACATGCCCAGCATCGTCGCCGAGATCGGCGCGGTGATCGAGCAGCACATGAAAACCATCGGGCTCATCCATGATCCCGATATGGACGAATCCACCAAGAAGTTGATCGCTGAGAAGCGGGCGGCTTATGAAGGCAAGAAGGCAGAGGCTGGCGCTGCTGAGAGCGCGTCGGAAAATGGCTTCCCGGCCGGGGCGACCCTTTGCGCCAAGTGCAATACGAAGGCGCTGGTGCTGATGGATGGGTGTCAGACTTGTTTGAATTGTGGGTATTCGAAGTGCGGTTAA